One genomic region from Candidatus Omnitrophota bacterium encodes:
- a CDS encoding type II toxin-antitoxin system RelE/ParE family toxin translates to MEKFTCVFYETESGTKPVEEFIDALDKSSWDKFDFKKGLLENNGPALRKPHTSPLGDGIFELKFIGKEGQIRVLFFFWYKKVIVFLHGFVKKTQKTPAKELRIAKQRKL, encoded by the coding sequence ATGGAAAAATTCACATGTGTTTTTTATGAAACGGAAAGTGGAACGAAACCGGTAGAAGAATTTATTGATGCTTTAGATAAAAGCAGTTGGGATAAATTTGATTTTAAGAAAGGATTGCTTGAAAACAATGGTCCGGCATTAAGGAAGCCGCACACATCACCGCTTGGTGATGGAATTTTTGAATTAAAATTTATAGGAAAAGAAGGACAGATAAGAGTCCTCTTTTTCTTTTGGTATAAAAAAGTAATAGTTTTTTTACATGGGTTTGTGAAAAAAACCCAAAAGACCCCGGCAAAAGAATTGCGAATAGCGAAACAAAGAAAATTAAA